The DNA sequence GGATATTATTGTGAGAATAAAACCATTGCGCGATTTTCACGACATAGACAAGCCAAGAGAGAGGATCAAATCCGGGAAAATCAGTGCTCTCAAGGAACGGGATCTCATCGCTGCCATCATCGGACGGGGGGTCCCCGGACATGATGTCAATGCAATTGCGACTGATATCTACCACCTTCTGGAGAAGAGAGGCGCGAAAGTGTCCCATGACGAGCTTATGGAAATACCAGGAGTTGGGGAGACGAAGGCAGCCCAGATCCTCGCCGCCTTCGAACTTGCCCGGCGATATTTCGACCAGGAGGGCAGGCGGATCACCACCCCCGCCGATGTCGCTCTCATGACGAGGGATATCGCAAAAAAACAACAGGAACACTTCGAAACCTTCACGCTCGACGGCGCGGGACAGGTCATCGATCGCCACCCAATCACCAAAGGTATTCTCAACCACAGCCCTGTCCATCCACGGGAGGTCTTCGCGCCGGCTATCGAAGAACGGGCTGCATCGATAATCCTCGTCCATAATCACCCGTCGGGCAACCCCGAACCCTCATCCGCAGACATCGAGATCACCCGGATGCTGAAGGAGGCAGGTGATCTCCTCGGAATCGAGGTCCTCGATCATGTCATCGTAACCAGCAAGGACTTTGTCTCGCTGAAGGAGCGGGGGCTGCTTTGAAGGGTAGGGAAACGTAGGGGGATAAGGCGAGATTCGGTCCCCCATCGTACCCTTATCAGAAAATATCTTCCCCGCACCCGATCTCCGGGTCAAAGGCGACAATAAACGACCGCATCATGAACGCGAGTTCGGGGGCCATGATGACCGTCGCAACATCCCCGCCACTCGCCTGTTCGAGGATGAGGGCTTCCTTGCCGTCCGCAAAGAGGAGAAAGCCCGGACGGGAGAGATGGTTGGCCCGTGAAATATGAGTCCTTTTCATCTTGGCGAAGTATTGCCGGAGCCTCTCGTTCGGGACATGCACCTCCAACGGAAGCCCCTCTCCACGGTCCTCTTCACTGAGAGAGACGACGGAGACGCGAATCCGCTTCTCCGCTGCCTGTATCTCCTTCATGAAGGGAAAGAGGGTGGAAGAGTCTAAAAAGAAGATGATGACCTCTTTTTTTGCATTCTCCACCATCGACCGGATACGCCGGTTGATGCCCCATTCGCTGTGAATTGACCAGAAAGGAAGCGGGTGTCCGGTCTCGATTCTCAGTGATTTCAGGTAGGCAAGGGAGCCGTCCACCCTCTCATTCAGTTTCGCCTTCAGGGTTCCGACTACGAGGTCCGGATCCTCCGCCCGGTAGTACGTGGGCGATCCCTTCTGCACCGTCACGTACCCCTTCTCCGAAAGGGCCTTTAGAACGGAGTAGATTCGGCCGTGCGGCACGCCGGAGATATCATGGACTTCCCGTGCCGTTCCCATGCCTAGGCCCACAAGGGAGGTATACGCCTTCGCCTCGTACTCGGTGAACCCGAGCATGACCAGAGATTCAATGACCCCTTTTTGCATTACAACTGTGTTAGTTGTAATTAATTTAATACCTTGCCTTCCGAATACGTACCTGCCATAACCGTACAGGAATCCAAGAAGACCATGGACCAAACCAAAGATCTGAAAACAGCGCCATTTATCGATACATGGCAAATCTGGGAAGAATCAGGGATTGTACCCGAGCCCGCCTGGCTTCTCGCCGTCGAGTGCCTCCACCGGCACGCGATGAAGGAACCGGAAGCGGACCTGCACCCTGCAGCGCTTTTCGGCATGTATGATATCGTTCAGATGGCAGCATCATTGCCCGGATTCCGTGTCCGGGACCGGGACCGGATGCTCACCTATGCACGCCTCTGCGGGATCGACGTGTCGGGCTGTTCGAACCACGAGATTGCTCTCCGAATCACAGGGATCATCTTGGGCGATTATGGCGTTCAACTATCTGATATCCATGACCTGATCCCGCCCGTTCCCTTCGAAGAAGGTCAGAAGTTACTCCGCTCTTCGGGCCGATACACCATTCCGTCCGAACGTAATACCAACCCATCAGGAATCACATCATAAATCATTCACCGAAAGGGTGAAAACTGACAGATACGCCCGGAACCTGTTTCATTCACACCAAAACCGGGGCAGGGCACCCCGTCATGAGGCCCTCCCTGTCGTCCACCTCCACACATGACATAGGGAGAGCCTTCCGGGCAAAAATTTGATTTTCGATGACGGGGAACGGTCCAGCACCATACCCCCTCTCCGTCGTCGATTAAGCTACTTTTTTTCCATATCGCTTCGAATCAGCGTGCACATCTCGTACGATTTGGTATAGGCATCGCGCATCACCTCGGGTTTTGTCGTGATATCGATGATCTCATCCATATTGTTCTGGAGCACCTCCCCCCAGTATTTGATATCGAGGATATCGCAGAAGCATTGCACCGTCGTCCGCAGGCCGTCGAAGTCATGGTCGATATTCTGCCCTCCAATCGAAAGGAGAAGAGCCCTCCGGTGCTTCTTCCTTGCCGGGTCGGCGAGCGGCTCCTTTCTGAAATATTTGGCCATGAAATAGACCTGAAAGCGGTCCATGAACGATTTCAGGGCGCCGGGAACGCCCATCGTCATTACCGGCGTTGCGACGATCATCCCGTCGATGGTCCGGAACGTATCAAAATAAGGCGTCACATCATCCTCGATGGCGCAGGTCTCATGGTCCTGGCAGTAGAGAATTTCCATGCAGGGTTTGAACTTCAGGTGAGGTACATCGACGACCTCCACCTCGCATCCTGCGTCCTGTGCTCCCCTGACGGCTTCGGCGAGAAGTTTGCCGGTATTTCCCTTCGGCCGGGGGCTGCCCATCAGCGCGATAATCTTCGGTGCCATGAGAGGGTATTGGCCGATGAAATAATTATAGATATACCCATTTCTCCTCCATTCCCTTCATACCGCCACTATTGGCGACAGCCTTTCCCCCGTGTACAGAGGAGGTGCAAATAAACCCAAACCCGGCCCGACCAAAGAAATATATAGGTATCTCTGTAATTAGGGGACTGAGGGAATCGACTATGACAGAAAGCCCCAAGAGAGTGAAAGCCGGCGAGAAGGTGGGTCCCGGCAAGTACGTGTGTGTTGATTGTGGTCTTGAGTTTGCCGTCGACGAAGCCGACAAGGATCTCAGGCCATGCCCGTCATGCGCCTGCGAGATGTATGACTGCTTCCCGATGACACACATCCGGGAGGATGTCAAGACACCGGAAGACGCCCGGCACCCGCCGAAGCGCTGAAGGGACAGAACAGGTGCCTCCCCCGAAGAGGGGGAGACAGGAATAACCAATCCGAAGAGAGGTGGTATGTATGGTAAATGTTTCGGAAGAAGGACAGGTATACGAATGTGAGATCTGTGGTAATGTGGTGAAGGTTGTCACCGTCGGCGGCGGGGAACTCGTCTGCTGCGGCGAACCGATGTCACTGCAGGAGTAGGAAAAATGGACAAGCAACTCAGAGACCTTGAGGAGAATATCGGTAAGGTGCCGATGATCCTCAAGAAATGGGCCGAAGAAGACCCCGAGATGGAGAAGTTCGTCCTTGCCCTCGACAAGGGGGTATGGGGTGACGGCGCCCTATCCAAGCAGACCAAAAAGATCATCGCCATCTGTGTGGCAGCCGCCATGCGCGACCGTCATGCCGTCCGTGCCCAGGCAGCAGGTGCATCCGCCCTCGGCGTCAACTATGACGAGGTCGAGGAGGCACTCAGGGTTACCTTTCTCCTTGCTGGAATGCCTGCCTACACCTACGGCAGGACCGCAATCGACGACTTCATGAAATAATCCACCTCTTCCACCTTTTGTGGGGGAGGGGAGGTGATTTTTCGATGATCCGCACCCGTCGAGCGGAGCATTCAACGATGTCCCGGGCGTGGTGAGAAAACAGCCCCTTGCCGGGCAGCAGATATTACCAAATATTTCACAGAAGACTGGAAATCCATATCAAAGGAGGAACCATGTGCGACGACGAAGAAATGTATGAGGACTATTATGAGCAGAGGAGCCTTCCGATCCTTGGAGAGGAGGCACCTGCCTTTGAGGCCGTCACGACGCACGGGCCAAAAAAACTGGAGGATTACCGGGGGCAGTGGGTCGTCCTCTTTTCCCATCCCGCAGACTTTACCCCAGTCTGCACGACGGAATTTATGGCTTTTGCAGGGGCCTTTGACGAACTGAAATCGCTCAATGCACAGCTTATCGGACTCTCCATCGACTCCGTGCACTCCCATATCGCATGGGTGCGCAATATCGAGGAGAAGTTTGGGGTACGAATTCCGTTCCCGGTGATCGCCGATCTCGATATGAACGTGGCACGGATGTACGGAATGATTCATCCCGGCCAGAGTACGACCGCGGCCGTTCGGGCGGTATTCTTCATCGACCCCGAGGGAATCATGAGGGCGATGATCTATTATCCGCTCTCCAATGGCCGCTACATCCCCGAGATCGTCCGGCTGGTCCGGGCGCTGCAGATGACCGACGAGAAGGGCGTCGCCACCCCCGCCAACTGGCAGCCGGGCGACAAAGTCGTCGTTCCGCCGCCGGCTACCCAGGAAGCGGCGGAAAAACGACTCAAAGAAGGGTTTGAATGCAGGGACTGGTATCTCTGCTTCCGGGAGCCCTGACCCGACACCCTTTTTTTCCCGGTTTGCCCGCACCCCGGCACCGTATTATTGACACGACATATGTCGTGGGGTTTATCGTCTCATGCATCCAATCACCTCAGTAATGCGGGGAGTATGCCACCATTGACCAATGACTTCAGTGCGCTGAAGAATGCGTGGCTGAAGACCAAGGAACATCAGTTGCTCCGCCTGCTTGAGGAGGAGTACGGTTTTGACCGTCCGGTCTGCCGGTCGCTGGTGCACCTGATGCACGAATTTGCCGAGGAGTACTACGGGTGGCAGCGGGGGGATCAGCAGATCATCTATCAGGCCGTGGATCTACGGGAATCGTCCGGCAGAACGATGGATGACCTCGCAACCATTCCGGTGAAACTGACCGTCTCCCACCCCGACGATGCGGATGTACTGAGGGAAGAGGGACTCAGCGGCCTTCGCCGATATAAACTCCTTCGCCTCGCAAACGAGTCATATGACCAGGGAGGACTTCTCACCCAGGCCGATATTGCCCTCCTCCTGACCACTTCCCTGCGCACCATCCAGCGCGATGTGAAGGAGATGCGCCGTTCCGGCATATTCGTCCCCACCCGTGGATGGGTGCAGGAGATGGGTCACATGCCGACGCTGTATACCCGCTGCATCCGCTGTTATCTGGAGGGGGACGGACCCTCCGAGGTTGCAATACGGATTGGAAACTGCCGAACATAATGTCAAAAAAGCGTATCGTCTCTTCGCAGACACCATCGTCCTCTATGCCCGGGGCTATAATTCGGACCAGATCCTCGATATTACCGGTCTGCCCCCGAGGGTTGCCGGGGAATTCCTCATCCTGTACGAAACATTCGGCCGCGGCAAGGGCAGTCGCCTGGACGAACTGTTCTCTTCCTATACCCCCGGCATCACCCAGCGCCCTGTCCGCGTGGAGCGCGCACCTGAACGACATATGGCATAAAGAAAACGGATGCGGCATTCCCCGTCCCCCCATTGGAGCCTGAATTATACCCTGTACTGACCAATTGGTATAATTCAAAGATTATTTTGTATTTTTACGATTCTCCGCCAGATTATCAGATATCTTCATTCGTAGTCATACGAACATTCAGGCAACCATTATATACTGGGTAGAACAAGTATAGGATGACAAATGTCGTGTCACTCCCATCCCGGTTGAAACCGGCACACCGGTGGGAGATGCACGCGGGAAATGTCCCCTACATCATGCCGGATACCCGGCACCGGACCCGCTGCGGCGGGAGAAAGGGTGGAACTGTGTCCCGAAAGCAGGACGGACTGGGAAGGCAAACAGTATGCAATTCCCGACACATTATCGCTTACCAAATCGGGACCTTCGTTCGAATTCCCGGAATCATTCCAATTCAATCGAGGTAAATGGAAGGTTCTGCGAGATTTTGAACATTGGGGGAATCCCGCTCTCATGCGCGAATTTGCAGAAAAGCTTAAGTGATCTCAGACTGTAAGACAAAATATTCTACAGTGAACAGCCGCCACCGCGAACCCCCGAAGGGTGCGGCGAGGGCCAGAGACCCACAGAGCTGACCGACGACGACACGAACACCAATCAAGTGTATCGAAGTGATGTACCATGGCAGCAATTACCAACGCAGATGAAGTATTGGCAGCGATTACCCAGACAGCAGGGATGGACACCAAACTCCCGAGCTCGGCAAAGTCGGTTCTCGACATTCTCGAGGACCATGAACCGAGAACCTTCTCGGACATCTCCGACCGGGTGAACTGGGCCCCCCGGACGGTGAGAAATGCACTTCGCAGACTCATCGACGAGGGACTGGTCGTCAGGAAATTCAATTTCCAGGACGCCCGCCAGGTCTACTACATGCGGACATAAACCGTGCACAGACGAAGACGATCGTCGCACGGCAGCCCGCAGGCGGTGCCCTCACCCCCAATTCCCTTATCAACGACATGCTCCCGGGATGTGATGAACTCCCCCCCGATGTTTCATACCCCACAAGGGCCCCGGGGAGCGTATCACCCCTTTTCTGATGCATTCCTACCCGGCAGCAACCGCGATATGTTGCGCTGACGAGCGTATCCCCCCGATGCCGCATAGAATGGCTGTCGCCAGGACGAGGACCGCCCCCACAAACTCTTGGAAACCCTAAAGTAACATTCCGGCGAACAATCCGCCAATGGGAGTAAAGGTGCTCGCCTTCGCAACCAGTCCCCGCCGACACGGGAACTCCGAGGATCTGCTCGATTTCCTCCTTGAGGGAATGGAAAGCGAGGGCGACGTGGCCATCGAGAAACATGCACTCGACGAGATCGAGATCCGCCCCTGCAGGGGGTGTAACGCATGCGAGAAGCTGAACCGCTGCATCATCGAGGACGATGATCTCAACTGGATACTGGAGAAGATCATCGATGCGGACGTCGTGGTGATGGCCTCCCCCGTCTACTGCATGGGACTCTGCGCCCAGGCAAAGGCTCTCGTCGACCGCATGCAGGTGCTCCGATCCAGAAAATACGTCCTCCGGCTGCCGGTCGTCCCCCCTGAACGTCACGGCAAACGTCTGGGCGTCTTTCTTGCAACGGCCGGTCAGGACTGGGACTATGTCTTTGACGCCCTCATCCCGTCCGTGAAGTGTTTCTTCCATGTCATGGACATTAAAAACAAAGACATCTCGTACCTCATGATCAACAATGTCGATCATAAGGGAGAGCTCCGCGCCCACCCGACAGCACCCGATGAGGCACGAGAGCTCGGCCGCACCGTCATCCGGGAAATAAAGGGAAGGCTGGCACAGGAATATACAGGAGAGAAGGAATGATTGTACGCGTACTCGGGATCTCGGGAAGCCCGCACCGCAGGGGCAATACGGAACAGCTGCTGGACAGTTTCCTCGCCGGAGCGGAGGAGGCGGGGGCGAAGGTGGAAAAAGTCGTCATCAGCACGCTCACCTACCGTTCCTGCCAGGGATGCAACGCCTGCCACAAGACAGGAGTCTGCGTCATCAAGGACGACTTCATCCCCCTCCTTACCCAGAAGGTGCCGGAGGCCGACATCGTCGCTCTTGCCTCCCCCATCTATTCGATGTCCATCACTTCCGAACTCAAGTCCTTCATCGACCGGGCCCACACCATGTGGGCACTGAAGGAGAAGCTCAAGAAGGTCACATATAGTAAGGAACACCGGGCGTCCCATCTCGGCTTTTTCATCGGCACAGCAGGGATGGACAGGGCCGACATCTTCGATTATGCCAAACCGGTGATCACCGCCTTCTTCAACGGCTACGGACTCTCCTACCCCCCGGACAACAATATCACCGCCGGTGCCATGGACAGGTACGGCGGCATCAGGGGCCATCCGACCGCCCTTGCAGAGGCGTTTGAGGCAGGCAAGGCTGCAGTCGGGCGCCTGAAAAAAGAAGATTAACGTCCTGAAATCCGCGGGTCCGGGACAACCTCTCATGAGGCACCAACAGGGAAGAACCCGGGCGCCGACAAACCTATGTATGGCACCATTTTTTGTTCCCGTCGCAGCCCAGATATATCGCCGCCATCTATCCCGGCGGCCGCCGGAAAAAACCCCGCGCATACGGGTCCGACACCCCCACACAGGCATTTATTATATTTAAATATTTCTATCTGCGCAGAAAATACTTATATGTCTAAATGAGCATCTTTTCAAAAATGGAAGAAGAAAGCGCCATTTTTACATGCATTGCATATCTGTTCCGATAGGCAAATGTGCAATACCGTTATATACCCATCTGGGAAAGATCATAAATCATGTATGGATCTTTCAGGTGTGTAGTGGGGGCACTCCTTGTCTTCCTCCTGGTCGCTGTTACCGGCGCAGCGGCACTGACGGAGGATGAGATCTCTGTCCTCCCGGATACCACAATAATCACCGCCGGCGATGAGGGCGCCCTCATCACTGTATCAATAGAGAATGCCTCGGCCACCATCGACCGGGTCACCTTCAGCTACCTTGGTGCGGCGGGCGACCCATCGGGTACCCTGAGTGTGGCAACCGACACCTCGGCACCGTATCAGAGCAGATTTACATCAACCCTCGCCGGTGACGCGGATATCAGGGTTGCCGTGACGTATCTCGATGGCGGCATTCTCCGGTCAACGGAAAAAACATGCCGCATCCGGGTCATCCCGTCCGACCCCTATGCCTATACCGTTCCCATAAGTTTTGCCGACGAGGTGCAGGTGACCCAGACGCTGCCGATCACCGTCCTGATGGAGGACATGTACGGCAATACCATCAATAATGAGACCGGAGATACCGTCGATTTCTGGGTCTCCACAGAAGGCACGGGGTTCGTCGACGGGGCGACGATATCCCAGCATGTAAATGTGCCGTTCAGCGCAGATGGGGAGTGCATTGTGACCTTTCAGTCATCAACCATTGCAGGTCCTGCAATCATACTGGTTGACCCGGGACAGGGTTCATACCTTAAGCGCCTCGTCGTCATCGATATGGTGGCGGAGCGAATCGCGTCAGATATCACTGCATATATCGTCACGGTACCCCACTATCCGGTGCTCTATGAATGTCCGGCGGACGGAAGCAGTTACTTCGATATGAGCTATCTGGTACGCGATCAATACGGCAATCCCATCAGCGACTACCAGGTGGACTTCTCGACGACCCTCGGGGAGACCAAGACCATCTTCACCAATGACAATGGCCTTGGACGACTGGAATATGGCCGCAGGATCGCACTGGGGAACGTAACGGCAACAGCTGTCGCAGGCACCATCACCCACGAGCAGGAGCTCATCTTCACCGCAGGGATGGGGACGGATTTCGCCGTCTCCACCAACCCGAACAATCTCCCGAGCGGCGATGTTGACCCCTCGGCCCGGATTGCCGTACAGGCCAGGGTCTTCAATGATTACGGGACCGGTGTCGCAGGGGAGACCGTCACATTCTGGATCAACAGCGGAACCATCTGGAGTTCAAACAACATGACCACAGATCCCGGCATCTCCCTTACGGGCGAGAGCGGGTGGACGCACACCTCCGTGCTGACCGCGACGACCGATGTCAATGGGTATGCGACCGTCTACTTCAAAGGCGGCTCGTTCCCGGTCAGGGGAGAGGAAGACTTTGATCCCTTCTGCCGCGGAAGCTGCACCATCACTGCGATGTGGAACAGCGAGTCCAAGGTTTCACCCTTGATCACTTGGAGAAACTACCCGTACCTCAGGGTGGAGACCGAGGTCTCAGAGGTCCAGGTCGCCCCGGGTGATACCCTCAATGTGAGCATCCGCCTGATAGGAGACGGCAATGAACTCCTCAGCCACAACCCCATCGATGTGGTCCTCTGCCTCGACCGTGGCGAGGATATGCTCATTACTGAAGACAAAACCGGGAGGGACAGGATGGAGTTGGCACGGGAGGCTGCCATGTACCTCGTCGGCGGCGGAACGACCGGTGAAATCGGCCTGACACCCGGCATGGACCGCGTGGCGCTCATCTCATACAGCGATCCCACAACCAACGACACTTCGGTGTTCCCAGCAGGAACGGCCAACATACTCACGGTCCCCACGACCTTCAACTGGAAGAAGAACGTCGGAAAGGATGGAAATCCGGGCGATGATGAAACCTATACCAACGCCCATTATTACGGCAACGCCATCACCGCATACAGCGATTACGCAACCCTGGACTATGGCTTCAGCTATGGCAATGCAACGGACTGGAGTGCCCTTGAAGACGTTCTCAACGACGTTGTTCCCATCAAGAAGGACGATACGGGACAGGCAAGCGCACCGCTCAGACGCGGGCTGAAAGACTCCGTCGAGTATCTCGAGACGCAGGGATCTTCCAGCTCCGTAAAGGCAATCGTGCTTCTCATGCAGAATAACTACCGCTACTTCGGCGACCCGTTTGCCGACGGCTCGGTCATGACAGTCGCACCGGACTCCAATACGCTCCCGAAGGGCGGATCGGACTATTATCCCTTCGCCGGGCTTTCAGCAGAACAGCAGAACATGGCCCGGTACGCCGCAGATAACGGTATCAAAATCTACGCCATCTACTATCCCACCGGTGCATCCGTCAGCGACGAAGCGGTCCCGCAGAGACTTGCCAACGAAACCGGTGGCGAATACTACTTTGCGGCAGACCAGGCAGCGCTGATCGAGGCATTCCGGGAGATCCGTGACAACCTCCTTCGTGATGCCGGTGTCAACACCCAAGTCAACCTGAACTTCGCCGGCCTTCCCGAGAACTTCACCTACACCGCAAGCGAACTCCTCGGCTACGTACCGCCAACGGCTGTCGACTTCTATAACTGGTCGGTAGATGGATACACGCCGACCACACACCTTGCGGGCTACCCGCTCTCCATCAACCAGACGGACATGTGGACAGGTGCTGACGGAAGCGATCCCACCTCCCTCACCTTTACCGTCGGCAACGTCACCGTCAAGCAGACCTGGATGACTGAGTTTACACTCAGCATCAACGAATCCATCAACCAGCCGGTCAATTTCAGCCTCTTTGCCGACGGGTCGTATGTGGAGTTCGAAAACCAGGACGGCGGCCGTACCCTGGAACTGCTCCCATCCACCATCATCACGGTAATCCCGGGCCTTACGCCCGAGGGGCTCATCAATGCGACGGTTGCGATCACCAGCTTCGAGGTGACCGATCAGGATCCGAACTTCGTGAACCTCGGATGGGAGATCTCCTACAACGGCGACTATCCCATGACAGAGGAGCTCGCCATCAAGGACAAAAACGAACCCGGCCCGACATGGAAGACCGTGGGCATCTCCACCCTGCCGCCTGAAGGCGCCACGGATTCATCCGCCATCTATATCGCCGACCTTCCGATTGGCGAGTACCAGGCACGCATTCACGTGGCAACGGAGGATGCAGGAACCGACGATGCCTACCTCACGTTTGCGGTCGGCGATGTCAATGACGATGTGTATATCCGACTGACCTGAAACCCCATTTTTTTTATTTCTTTTTTCGGTTGTTTCCCTTTTCTCTCTCTGCCCTTACCGCTCCATGAATCCGGGAGCCCGGCAGGCCCATCACCGACACCTACCACATCATCCATCACCCCGGTGTTGTCTCCCGTCAGATGGCACCGGAAGGAGAAAGAGATGCCCCAAAGCATCAGGAACCCCCCTGCAGGCATTGCGGCACGTTACTGAGGAGAGGGAGAATGTGCCCATTTCCCTATGATAAAGGTACCATTCCCGCTCAGACAGAGGAGAAACAGCTCAAAAAATACCCAAAAAATCAGGCAAAATATTATATACATCCTAAAAGTTTTCATGCAGGGAAATATCCTTTCCCCTTCTTGGCAAATCCCCATCACTCATCAACAACACACACAAAGAGGCCATATTGAGCCCAAAATAGGATTTCTGCTTATAATAATTGGCCAGAATATCACAAGCATTTATATGGGATATGCCCATTTCATCGCAGATCCATGCTCCCGGAACGTCCCTATATATGCCTATCGTTCACGATATGCAAATATGCATTACAATTATATACTATCATCCAAAACTGATGATCATGCACAGATCTTGCTGGCGTGCCGGGGGGGCACTCCTTGTTCTTCTATGTGTTGTCGCGAGTGGAGCGGCGGCACTGACCGAAGACGAGATCTCAATACTCCCCGAAAGCGCAACAATTACTGCCGGTGATGAGGGAGTACTCATCCAGGCGACGGTTACCAATGCAACCGTCAATGTAGAGCGAGTGACCTTCACCTACCTGGGTCAGACCGAGGACCCATCGGGACACCTCAGTGTCACATCGACCACGACCGCCACGTACCAGACGGTCTTCACTTCGACCCATGCGGGTGATGCCACCATAGCCGTCACGGTCGAGTATAGTGCCGGCGCACAGCATGATGCGTTGACCAGGACCAGCACCGTGCGGGTGATCCCGTCGGATCCCTATGCCTATGCCTCGCCCATCAGCTTCGCAGCGGGTATACAGGCTGCCTCCACCACCCCTATCACCGTCGTGATGAAGGATGTCTATGGCAACACAATCAACGACGAGACCGGTGCAACGGTTGAGTTCCAGGTGGCTGCCGAAGGGGCAGGATTCGTCGACGGCGGCGCAACGGTGGACTATATTACCGTTCCCTTCGGGGCGGACGGGAAGTGTGTGGCTACCTTCCAGGCACCGGAGACCGCAGGATCTGTTACCGTACGGGTAGACCCCGGTATTGGTTCAACGCTCCAGAAGTTCATCACCCTCACCATTATCGGAGAAAAAAATCCTGCCGCCATTACGCCGTACATCGTAACGGTCCCCTCTTACCCGGTACCATATGAATGTCTCGCGGATGGCAGCAGCTTCTTCGATATCCGCTATCTTGTGACCGACCGGTTCGGCAACCCCATCGGCAATTACAAGGTGGTGGCCACCACCACCCTCAACGAGACCACCACCATTGTAACGAACATCAACGGATTGGCGCACATGACCTACGGCCCGAAGACAGGAATCGGCAATACCACCCTTACTGCAACAGCAGGAGATGTGAACACGTCACAGCTCCTCACCTTCATCGGGGGGGAGGGGGCCTCCTTTGCCATCACCGTCAATCCGATCAACCTCCCAAGCGCCGATGTGGATCCGTCAGCGACCATCGCTGTCCAGGGGAGGGTCTTCAACCTGGCCGGGATCGGTGTTGCCGGTGAGACGGTCTCCTTCTGGGTAACAAGCGGAGATACCTGGAGTTCATCGCCCATGACCGCAGATCCCGCCCTTTCCCTCACGGGCAACAGCGGGTGGACGCAGTCTGCGATCACCGCAACCACGGATGAGGATGGTATTGCGACGGTCTACTTCAAGGGAGGCACATTCCCCGTCCACGGCGAAGAAGACTTCGATCCCTTTGCCCGCGGCAATACAACGGTAACAGTGATGTGGAACGATGAGACTCAGAAATCTTCTGTGGTCACGTGGAGAAACTATCCCTACCTCAGGGTCGAGACCGAAGTCTCCGACTATGCAGTCGCCCCCGGCGATGAACTCAACGTGACCATCCGCCTCATCGGGGATGGCAATGAACTGCTTCACCACCTCCCCATCGATGTTGTCCTCTGTCTGGACAGGGGCGAAGATATGCTCCTGGACGAAGGCAAGTCCAACAGGGACCGCATGGAAGCGGCCAGGGAAGCGGCAATGTTTCTGGTTGGAGGGAGTGCAAACGAAGAGATCGGGTTTACCCCGG is a window from the Methanovulcanius yangii genome containing:
- the radC gene encoding RadC family protein gives rise to the protein MRIKPLRDFHDIDKPRERIKSGKISALKERDLIAAIIGRGVPGHDVNAIATDIYHLLEKRGAKVSHDELMEIPGVGETKAAQILAAFELARRYFDQEGRRITTPADVALMTRDIAKKQQEHFETFTLDGAGQVIDRHPITKGILNHSPVHPREVFAPAIEERAASIILVHNHPSGNPEPSSADIEITRMLKEAGDLLGIEVLDHVIVTSKDFVSLKERGLL
- a CDS encoding TrmB family transcriptional regulator, with the translated sequence MQKGVIESLVMLGFTEYEAKAYTSLVGLGMGTAREVHDISGVPHGRIYSVLKALSEKGYVTVQKGSPTYYRAEDPDLVVGTLKAKLNERVDGSLAYLKSLRIETGHPLPFWSIHSEWGINRRIRSMVENAKKEVIIFFLDSSTLFPFMKEIQAAEKRIRVSVVSLSEEDRGEGLPLEVHVPNERLRQYFAKMKRTHISRANHLSRPGFLLFADGKEALILEQASGGDVATVIMAPELAFMMRSFIVAFDPEIGCGEDIF
- a CDS encoding flavodoxin family protein; amino-acid sequence: MAPKIIALMGSPRPKGNTGKLLAEAVRGAQDAGCEVEVVDVPHLKFKPCMEILYCQDHETCAIEDDVTPYFDTFRTIDGMIVATPVMTMGVPGALKSFMDRFQVYFMAKYFRKEPLADPARKKHRRALLLSIGGQNIDHDFDGLRTTVQCFCDILDIKYWGEVLQNNMDEIIDITTKPEVMRDAYTKSYEMCTLIRSDMEKK
- a CDS encoding zinc ribbon-containing protein, with amino-acid sequence MTESPKRVKAGEKVGPGKYVCVDCGLEFAVDEADKDLRPCPSCACEMYDCFPMTHIREDVKTPEDARHPPKR
- a CDS encoding desulfoferrodoxin FeS4 iron-binding domain-containing protein yields the protein MVNVSEEGQVYECEICGNVVKVVTVGGGELVCCGEPMSLQE
- a CDS encoding carboxymuconolactone decarboxylase family protein — encoded protein: MDKQLRDLEENIGKVPMILKKWAEEDPEMEKFVLALDKGVWGDGALSKQTKKIIAICVAAAMRDRHAVRAQAAGASALGVNYDEVEEALRVTFLLAGMPAYTYGRTAIDDFMK
- a CDS encoding peroxiredoxin — encoded protein: MCDDEEMYEDYYEQRSLPILGEEAPAFEAVTTHGPKKLEDYRGQWVVLFSHPADFTPVCTTEFMAFAGAFDELKSLNAQLIGLSIDSVHSHIAWVRNIEEKFGVRIPFPVIADLDMNVARMYGMIHPGQSTTAAVRAVFFIDPEGIMRAMIYYPLSNGRYIPEIVRLVRALQMTDEKGVATPANWQPGDKVVVPPPATQEAAEKRLKEGFECRDWYLCFREP
- a CDS encoding DUF1670 domain-containing protein, with the translated sequence MPPLTNDFSALKNAWLKTKEHQLLRLLEEEYGFDRPVCRSLVHLMHEFAEEYYGWQRGDQQIIYQAVDLRESSGRTMDDLATIPVKLTVSHPDDADVLREEGLSGLRRYKLLRLANESYDQGGLLTQADIALLLTTSLRTIQRDVKEMRRSGIFVPTRGWVQEMGHMPTLYTRCIRCYLEGDGPSEVAIRIGNCRT
- a CDS encoding MarR family transcriptional regulator — its product is MAAITNADEVLAAITQTAGMDTKLPSSAKSVLDILEDHEPRTFSDISDRVNWAPRTVRNALRRLIDEGLVVRKFNFQDARQVYYMRT
- a CDS encoding flavodoxin family protein, giving the protein MGVKVLAFATSPRRHGNSEDLLDFLLEGMESEGDVAIEKHALDEIEIRPCRGCNACEKLNRCIIEDDDLNWILEKIIDADVVVMASPVYCMGLCAQAKALVDRMQVLRSRKYVLRLPVVPPERHGKRLGVFLATAGQDWDYVFDALIPSVKCFFHVMDIKNKDISYLMINNVDHKGELRAHPTAPDEARELGRTVIREIKGRLAQEYTGEKE